The DNA region caatacACATCCGTATATATGTTCATCAAATATTTAGGGAATTGTTTTAGAGTGTGTAGAAAGCCTATTTTTTGCATGGAAAGATTTCGTCATTGATTTTAAATAAGCATTAAATTTTGCAACGAAACACCATGTGCATGGACTAAGACTTCCTTTTTGACTAGAACTCATTTTTGCAAAACATAATGATCTATCTCTTGACACCATTCTAAAATTTTATAAAGCTCACGTGACCACCGACACCTAAGAAATCAATAATTGATTTGTGACACTCGTTGCCCACTAAAATATAATCCAAAAATGTATAACCGAGACCACAGCTGGTTGGAAAGTTTCTGTGACCTTCTCATGAATCAAAAGTCGGTTTGAGTGgttgtaatattttaattttgaaattgtaAAATATAATATGTTACAATAGataaattttacatttttttatttaatctaaAAACAGTTTATAGTTGAattttcattttatacctataaATGAGTTTatacataaataaaaactaaGAGATACAAACTGCGTTGCTATCTTTTTTATGGTAAAGttaattcttttaaaaattatatctGTAGATCTAAGATATACAACATGGTTATTCATAAGTTTTTAGACTGTAAAAACAATTAATTGCTTCTGatgctaaaaaaatcaaaatatcaaaagcaaattgaataaatatatttatattggtTGTCGAAACACATTTTCTTATGTTTAACCACTTTACTTAAAGTAGCTTTGAGAGTTGTCCATACTAAAATCTTTAGTCTTTAGTcttaattaggggtggcaaaacggacccTCCGCCTTGCCTTAAGCCTACCAAAAAAAAGCGGGGTGGGCAAGTCCGTCAAGTAAAAATAGACATAAAAATCAAGCCCGCTCAACCAAGGTGGCGGGTTGGTGGGCGGCGGACTTGTCCgcctattattttatatattttttattttttaatagattaatgaCCTTTATTATaactttcaattaaaattttcactcattttttagaacaattttttattaagcatcttttaaacaaaattcacttaaaaaatattgcatatattcacaaataaatgtataaaataaaaccatcaagaattgaaattattcgaattaactaaaaaagggtCGGCTTAAGGAGGGACGGACTAAACAAATAGGTGGGACGGGCTTTGACAGGCGAAGGGTTTTAGCGGGGAGAGCATTGGCGggtggcgggttttggcggggcgagcTTTGGTGGGCCGTGGGTCCAAAATTTCAACTAAACCCGTCATTTTATGGAGGGTGCACGGGTCAGACCGGTgggccacgacccgttttgccacccctagtcccAACAGTGGAGAAATTATAGTCAAGTCCACACAAGCATGTTTTCCTCCAATCCAGCCATACACCAAAATATTTGTTGGTCTAAGCGTCGATGGCCCTCATGTATCAGTCAAAAAATTCACATACGCCTCTTTCTTCATAGATACTCTGGTCCGTCAAAATATATCAAACaagacatccctaattatatcaTATCGGTATTTGAAGCCTAAAAACTCTCTACAATGAATCATTTGCTTCATAAATATATCCAAACTTTACGGTAAACAGGACAAActtcattaataaaaaataatataatcatcAGATGATATGGTATATTAGAATAGTACGATATTTTACCAGAGACATACATATTAGCCTAACCCAGTAATAAGATTGAAAAATATGTTTTCAGAATTGTCATATTTTTTTGTGTGTAAGCAAGAAATCAAATTAAAGGAAGAATTAAGGGTTATCCAACCTTAGTACACAAAGACGGCCGGCAACCGACACAAAACGAGATTACAAACCAAATATGATTACGATATAAAAGACCAAGGATCTTTGCTAAAATCGTTAAAACTATAGTTGGAGTGAGTAATATCGCCAAAAgaagaccacctccaaaccaaaaTTTTGATATTCTAAACCATGTTGTTGATGTTCCAAACCTCAAGCTTAAAGCAAAAGTCATTCCTTGTCAACCAAATAATTCGTGAATTGGCTAACCAAAATACCCCTAATTTTCCTTCTTTAATCTTTTTTACACGACCAAGAGAATGCCACTCCATAAAAGACAGAAGACACTCATCCTCCACCACACCCGGAAAATCCACCCAAGAAGCTATCTTCCTCCAAGCAATTTTAATCACATTGCGCTTAAAAAAGATATGGTTCCTATCTTCCAAGTGATAATCACAAAAAATACACTTTAAGTTAGATAAAGTAAAGTTAATACCTCTACACCTCAAAAGATCTTTAATGGCTAATCTATTAACAAAAAGTCTCCATTCGAAAGCTTTAATCTTGAACGACACCACCATATTCCAAATAAATTCCAAAGCCCCATCACACCTATTAATAGGCCCATAAGGAATACGTGAAAAAGTAAAATGTGAGTAACATGAAGAAATCGTAAAACCCTGTTTCGGATCAAGAGACCAAAAAACTGAATCCTTTACATCAAGCACACCTCCAAAAGACTCTAAACGACCCTTCAAATCCATGAAAAGAGTTAAATTATCCATTCTCGTAATAACAGTTTCGAAAATACCCAAATCACCCCACTTTCACACATTGTCGCACCATCCTCCAGTACCCGTCACCGATACTTTCTTCAAAGAAGAAGCCGAATAAAGCACCGGGAAAGCCTCCTTCAAAATTACATTCTCTAACCAACAAGCTTCCTAAAAAGGGGTATTAAAATATTTCCTATAGAGAAGCGAAAATTAGAGACAATCGGGTCCTTATAAGAATAAGAAAAAAGTCATACCTTTAAAACATCTCGCAACCAAAAAGAAGAAGAGGCAAGCTTATAAGAATCTCCACCACAAAAAACTAGCATAGATAAATCACCGTACCGGACCTTCAAAACATCATACCACAAAGATTTATGCCCTTGCATAATTCTCCATCTCCACTTGTTTAGAAGAGCAAGGTTGAATTCGGCTATATCTTTTATCGCTAATCCCCCCATCAAATAGGGTAAAGTCACAActttccaactcacccaatgaatcttCCATTTCTCTTCAACTCCCCCCACAAGAAATTACTTTGAATCATAGTAAATTCTTTAACCACTTTATCCGGCATCTTGTAAAACGATAAAGTAAAGATGGTAAGAGAACTCAAAATAGATTTCAAAAGAGTGGTCCTACCTCCAAGATTGAGAAAACAATTCTTCCACCCCGCAAAACAATTTTTCATCTTGTTCAAGAGAGGTAACCAAGATGATTCCTTCCTAGGAATGATGTCAATGGGAACTCCAAGAAAGGTGAAATTACTCTCTTCTATTTTGCAAGAAAGATAGAAAGCAGCAACTTCCAAAAAATTAGTCGAGACATTAATACCAATCAATttgcttttataaaaattaataccaAAGCTCGAAACAATTTCAAAGGCTCTCAACATGGTCTTCAATGCCTTCACATGCTTGAGAGTGCTTGAAACTATAAGAaaagtgattccgttcacgaTTCTAGTCTCGATCcatttgatttattaattttctaaCACCTTTTAATAACAAACTTCTCAAATTCACCAATATGttgaattttgaaattgaaaaatatatttttagaattATCATTTTTTAAATGTCAACACATCAAAATCAATGGTAGGTTTTGAGGAAAGAAATTTGGATGGCAAAAACTGAAATATatgttcaaattattttttaaagttgTCATAAATTGTTAATTGATGTGGATTCTTATTTTGTGTTTAAATTACTCTAAGGGCGAGAGTTATGCTTCTGATAACTAAGAGAGAGTGTCATGGTTCTTTCCCATTCCTATTAAGGTcctgtttgttttggctttttttaaaaatgatttttatagtattactaaattttgtgaaaaaatattttacaaagaaactttttataaaagcttcaaatgaaaattttgtttgaatagttattcttaaaatgtgattttaggtatttcatctatttataagaaaaaaatttagatatcaaaatttcaaaaaatcacttaattttgaagctatttcaaatagattttcataaaaatcatttttgaaatataactttttgaaaaaattatgattttgactaagttttgatcTTCAGTTATGTATGTTTATAtcataggatgtcaaattaagtgtttcattttagaaaaaaaagaatataaaaaaacttgtaatattttgaaaaacggttttagaaaatctattttcaaaaatacaaagaaaaaaaatcgatttttaaaAGCTGATACAAACTGGCCCTTAAGATTTACCATCGATCACAATTATTAATTATTGACTGTTTTCTATTATCAGTGAGTATTACTCTAATCATCTGTGCTATAAATATTTATCTTTAGTTTTCTATTTGACAACTATATCGACTatcattatgatttttttttaaaactattgcAAGCTATCATTTTATTACCGCACTCTACCATTTTGACCACTATTGATCACcactttttttttgtctttgataACAAATTTGTTTGTTGTTAAATCGCCACTTTGACCATATTCCACTATCACTTCCAATATCACTATAATTGTTGGTGATAGTGTTGAGTGTAAATGTGAGTGGTTAAAATTCCACATTGTTTATGAATGAGTGAAATGTTGAATTTATAAGAAACAAAACGCAtttacctatcaccttaaggttttatgTGGAGATGTGGTGTCTCCCTCTCTTATGGTCTTAGAGCATTGGTctcatcagtgcttctgatttcccCGGAGTCTCTATTATAGGTTTATTTTTAGGCCCGATTATATCCTTATGGAATGTCTGATTGGCCTATAATTCTATTTAAAAGTTTATGACATTATTCATATGGTTTTTTCtacttattttcataagttcttcaagataactagtctttatttttgtattttaattcaaagtacaaaatacaagataataataataataaatttattcatatttatttaaataggtcggaCTAATAGACTTAAAAGACATTTTTATGGCTTGTGACCTAGCCTCCTTAACTAAATAGACTTATTAAAAAGCctagacatttttctatttaaaaaaaatatggtcTGGCCTTGGCTTATGTAGGCTCGATCGTAGGCCTCTGTTAGTCGGCATGGTCTATTCTTACCCTAAGTTGTTGATCACCACTTCATCCACCTTTAATTATCAATATTATAAATACCTACTACCACGTCGTCATCCTTTATTCATCAATATTACCAATGTGTACTACCACTCTAGTCACCACTTCGACCACCAAAGACCATCACTAGTCACTTCAATTATCATTGGTCACCACACAGACAATCGTTTCATTCACATCGGATAACATTTTAGCCACTGAAAAACACCACTATgaccatcatcaatcatcattctACACATGGTTGTCCACCATTTCAGCCACCTTCAACCATTGTTGATATCCTCTACATCCACCTCTAACCACCACACCACATTTCTTTAATCTCCAATATAACCACCATCAACCATTATGCGACCACTTTGACCATCAACAACCATTATACATCTCTACTATTTCCACCCCTTACCACCACACCACTCACTTCCAAACACCAGTCTAACTATCGAAAACCATTACACTAGACCACTTTCAATCATCACACTATCCATCTCTAATCACTAGTTTGCCCATTATTAATCCCATTAAGACCAGTGACAACCACAACCTACCACCGCAGTCACCACTCCATTAACCTCTGATCATTAATCTGGCCACTATTTTCTACCACTCTAATTACTACTTTGACCATTAAAAACACCACTATGATCATTATCGATATATAACTCGAGTATCGACAACTACCACTTCATTCATCTCTGATCACCTATCTGACTATCATGGAATATCGTTTTGACTATTAGAAACAACCATTCTAATCACTATTGATATCCACCCTAACCACGCCAACCATCACTTTAACCATCATTGACCACCATTGTTGGCCACGACTAAATCTACCTCTAATCTTCAATAAGATCTCTACTAACTACAATCATAGTCATTATTCTGAAATACCAATCACCACTTGTATCATTGTCAACTACGACTTCTTTTAAGATCATAAATCTAACCACTAACAACTACCACTATATCTTCACTATAACCACCACTTTAACCACCCACGGTCTTTTACAACCGtggtttaaaaatattattaagtaaatattatatttatatatatatatatatatatatatatatatatatatatatatatatatatatatatatatatatatatatataatcttttaaCTATTTTGTAAATATTGAGTTGTTTAAGACCTATTTATAatgaaagataatttttttatttcatttataactaattttaatttttagaattttataattcaacatttaaattcattttaactttaaaaaataataaaaattcaaaaacgaaattaattttttatttaaaattttctacACATTATTAGACCAAGATGGAACAAAAATCAAATCAATGACCTCTCACTAAATAGTACCATCTCTTGACACATTTTCTCTACTTACCGACCTATCATATGTTTCTATTAGACCGACTAAATTGGGTGACCGTCATTGAAAAACACATCTAGATCCATTGAATTAAACAAAAATACTGTACAACCTTAACCTTAACCAAAACCAAACATAAGAACATGCAAATCAGATAAGAATCTTTTAGTACACAATTTCATTTGTCGCCTTATATACAAATCTGTGGAATATTTTAAGCCATAACTTACTCTTTAATATCTAAAGAATCAAGTCCATTCATTCACATCACAACCAATTAATTAGTACACTCTCTCAAGATTGAAATTTTTGGATCAGATTATCATCTGGACATGATCTGTTGCCTActgtttttcatattttattttggatAATATCAAAACATATACTGCCATGATTCTTGTGGGGTCCATAGCTAGCTAAGCAATTGTGACCATGGTCCCACCAACCACATGACCACCCCATTATCTCTTAACTCACTCATCCTTTTACCTTTCTTTTTCTCTATATAAAACCAAACATCCACAAGTTATGGAGAACAAGTAAAAGATTAGAAATTTTCATGCAAAAAAATTAGAGaagttttctttttattataattattattattatggaagtTGCTATTGAATTGGATGATGATTTATTTTTTGCAAATTTGAGCAAAGAAATTGCTCTCTTAATtatggatgaagatgaagatcctCTTGTTTCTCAACCTCAAAACTCTCTTCAGGTATTTTACTAATTACACCTCCTTAATTACCTCATACACCTCATAActacatatttattttctcataaTCTATGTAGCACCGACATCATTCTTGACCGTGTTGGTGTCTATGTCcgatttgatttatttatttataataattattatcggTGTTGATGTGTGTTGGTGTCTATGTCcgatttgatttatttatttataataattattatcggTGTTGATGTGTTAGTGTGTAGTGTTTTTGGTGTCTGTGTTTCATATTTCATAATTGTTAAGTTTAATTTTCAGGCTTTTTCTAGAGCAATTCATCCTCCTCCACAGTTTGATATCTTCTATGAGCAAGCTTTGATGAGAAGAGAAAGCAAAGGAACAGGAGTGTTTATTCCACAAGCAACACAGCCAAGAAGGAAGAACAAGAAAGGAAGATCTAATTCATACTCAAAATATCCAAAACAATCTCAAGGCACAAGAATGGATTCTCAAGTTCATAACAAGAATTCTTTGAAACAGTGAAAATATGGATGAAGTTATTTATATAGATCCTTCTAGTTAAagctgcatgattttataatctCTAGtgattaatttgattattatattGTTCAATAATTTATGTGTTTAATTAATTCTTTATAGCCTTTAGGCAATAATTGTATGGCTAATTATTAAGTTGTATTGATATTTATATAAAGGTGAGTATGTACATGAGATGGGTGGGAAAACCATTTTTAAGTATATACACCAATATATATTAGTCATCTTATAGGAGGGTTCAACAACCAAAGGTTTTGTAATCTTCCACTGCGTGTAAAAGCATTTTGTGGCTATCTAGTTTTCTATGATAGATAAGTTTGTCCTTCTTTCTTGCAGTGATATTAATggtagtgttttttttttttagtaatttttctatgttatccttttttcttTAACGTTACTCTTTTTGTGTGTATACTCTCACTTAATatataagttaatatttttttaaaataacttaatCTTAAATGTGTGAATATAAAGTGTGTTTAGATTTTGTTTTAATGCTGTACATActagaaattattatttttaatttattagactgatttaattgatttaattaaataaatatgaataatttatttttataattatattttattttgtatattggatttatatatttaaaaaaattaattatcttGAATAATTTTAAGTTGAAAAAATTTGATAAACTAAATTATAACTTGTTTTATATATGAAATTCTCATAAAATTTATGCTTATGCTGTTATTTAAGtttgaattattatttatttaatttattagtctatttaaatattaaataaataacagATTCTAAACAATTTCTTTTTATCATAGTTCAGAGAAAGATTTTTATTACGGTTTGGAGGTATGTTGTAATAAAGGGTGTTGTATATGTTAAGGGTCTCACATTGGACAATATATGGCTGCTGATGAGTAGGAGCAATTCTAACCTGGTTTATAGGGTTGAATTAGGTCTAACTACATTTTTAACATAGTAACAAGAACCTCATTTAAAATCTGATAGACTACCTTCTATTAAGTTTTTTCTATCGAATCTTCCACTATTTAGTTCCACGTTCCAGATGTTTAATCCTAGACATGAGGGCGTGTGTTAACAATCTTGTATCGAATAACATATGGTCTGAACATGTACTTATAAGTGAGAGTAATCATCACCCTACAAATCAGTTTTGTAGGGTTGAATTAGGCCCAACCATATTTCTTAATAGTAAGTGCCCTCTTTTTTTTTCACGGGCTAGTGGTCGCTGCAATAAACAGGATCGCGCGCCGCTGCTCACCACGGTTATAAATAACAATCATAGTAGAAGGAAAAATGGTCAAGAGTTTGATACCCAACGCAAACATTTTATGTTAATTATACATTTGATCACGGTTGTATGTTGCAACTGTAGTGAACAGTTAGCGCAGAACATTTCAACACGGTTGTAGATTT from Vicia villosa cultivar HV-30 ecotype Madison, WI unplaced genomic scaffold, Vvil1.0 ctg.000758F_1_1, whole genome shotgun sequence includes:
- the LOC131630983 gene encoding uncharacterized protein LOC131630983 isoform X1 — encoded protein: MEVAIELDDDLFFANLSKEIALLIMDEDEDPLVSQPQNSLQFNFQAFSRAIHPPPQFDIFYEQALMRRESKGTGVFIPQATQPRRKNKKGRSNSYSKYPKQSQGTRMDSQVHNKNSLKQ
- the LOC131630983 gene encoding uncharacterized protein LOC131630983 isoform X2 — translated: MEVAIELDDDLFFANLSKEIALLIMDEDEDPLVSQPQNSLQAFSRAIHPPPQFDIFYEQALMRRESKGTGVFIPQATQPRRKNKKGRSNSYSKYPKQSQGTRMDSQVHNKNSLKQ